In Saccharicrinis fermentans DSM 9555 = JCM 21142, a genomic segment contains:
- a CDS encoding NAD(P)H-dependent flavin oxidoreductase, whose translation MENRITSLFKIKYPIIQGGMVWCSGWKLASAVSNNGGLGLIGAGSMHPEILKEHISKIKQATNKPWGVNIPLLYPEIDKLIDIVIAEDVKIVFTSAGSPAKFTAKLKAHGIIVVHVIANSRFAKKCEDSGVDAVVAEGFEAGGHNSREETTTMVLIPQIKKATQLPIIAAGGIGTGRGMAAAMALGADGVQVGSRFAASKESSAHPNFLQKVVEAGEGGTILTLKKLAPVRLLHNHFSNQVADLQSKGASIEELRKLLGKGRAKKGIFLGDLDEGELEIGQISSLIQEIKSVKDIMEDMLSEYRTTLKALNGNAFQF comes from the coding sequence ATGGAAAACAGGATAACATCATTATTTAAAATAAAATATCCCATTATACAAGGAGGTATGGTTTGGTGCAGCGGTTGGAAACTAGCTTCGGCCGTGAGCAACAATGGAGGATTAGGACTGATAGGTGCAGGTTCCATGCACCCTGAGATACTTAAGGAGCACATCTCCAAGATAAAACAAGCTACGAACAAACCATGGGGCGTAAACATCCCCCTATTGTATCCCGAAATAGATAAATTAATTGATATAGTAATTGCCGAGGATGTTAAAATAGTATTTACCAGTGCTGGCAGTCCTGCTAAATTTACCGCCAAACTCAAAGCACATGGGATCATTGTTGTACACGTCATTGCCAACAGCCGTTTTGCCAAAAAATGCGAAGACAGTGGTGTTGACGCGGTCGTGGCAGAAGGCTTTGAAGCGGGCGGACACAACAGTCGTGAAGAAACCACAACCATGGTTTTAATTCCTCAAATTAAAAAGGCCACCCAACTCCCCATCATTGCAGCGGGAGGCATAGGTACAGGAAGAGGAATGGCAGCAGCAATGGCCTTAGGTGCCGATGGCGTTCAAGTTGGATCCAGGTTTGCAGCCAGCAAAGAATCTTCAGCTCATCCCAACTTTTTACAAAAGGTAGTAGAAGCGGGTGAAGGGGGAACTATATTAACCCTAAAAAAACTGGCTCCAGTACGACTGTTACATAACCACTTCTCAAACCAGGTAGCCGATTTACAAAGCAAAGGAGCAAGCATTGAGGAATTAAGAAAGCTACTGGGAAAAGGAAGAGCTAAAAAAGGAATATTTCTGGGCGATCTGGATGAAGGAGAACTGGAAATCGGACAAATATCATCCTTAATCCAAGAAATTAAATCCGTAAAAGATATCATGGAAGACATGCTTTCGGAATACAGAACTACACTTAAAGCCCTTAATGGCAACGCATTTCAATTTTAA
- a CDS encoding M16 family metallopeptidase: MLKRKEIPAFALPTGLNILEQKELTLNNGIPVHFIQGGTQNVAKLDFVFAAGVVQSDKPLVAAITNTLLQEGTTTMSAFEIAEKIDFYGAFLGQSTNYHHAQITLYSLSKYLPNILPIIEDIIKKPALNQHEFDVILAKKKQDFQVDSEKVKTLAHRKSQEVLFGAAHPYGRVAKLHHFDEITLADIRAFHKKQYASNLCTIIVSGQPGDELLSLLNRYLGGKDWSNQTADKHEVALPKASKEHFHHEKKENAVQSAIRIVRPCITKDHPDYLSLFILNTLFGGYFGSRLMNNLREEKGLTYGISSYMVSFLKAGVLGISTEVVADKRALAVEEIFNEMDELKKNHIKEEELTRVKNYLLGDLMRNLDGPFAVSDAFRGLLGFNLDFKYFTQLEQTIKEITPAKIKDLANKYLVRDDFYVVIAGK; the protein is encoded by the coding sequence ATGTTAAAAAGAAAAGAGATACCAGCATTTGCTTTGCCAACCGGGCTAAACATTCTGGAACAAAAAGAACTCACTTTGAACAATGGCATTCCGGTGCATTTTATTCAGGGTGGCACACAAAACGTGGCCAAGCTTGACTTTGTTTTTGCAGCCGGCGTGGTTCAGTCAGACAAGCCCTTGGTAGCTGCCATCACTAATACGCTATTGCAAGAGGGCACAACAACAATGTCGGCGTTTGAGATTGCTGAAAAAATCGATTTCTATGGCGCATTTTTAGGGCAATCGACCAACTACCATCATGCACAAATTACGCTCTACTCCTTATCTAAGTATCTTCCAAACATACTTCCCATTATTGAAGATATTATAAAGAAACCAGCGCTCAACCAACATGAATTTGATGTTATTCTGGCCAAAAAAAAGCAGGATTTTCAAGTTGATTCCGAAAAAGTTAAAACACTAGCTCATCGCAAGTCGCAGGAAGTTCTTTTTGGAGCAGCGCATCCATACGGGCGGGTAGCCAAGCTTCACCATTTCGATGAAATCACATTGGCAGATATCCGGGCTTTTCACAAAAAGCAATATGCATCTAATTTGTGCACGATCATCGTATCAGGGCAGCCCGGAGATGAGTTATTGAGCCTACTAAACAGATATTTAGGAGGCAAAGACTGGTCAAACCAAACTGCAGACAAGCACGAAGTAGCTTTACCCAAAGCCAGCAAAGAACACTTTCATCACGAAAAAAAGGAAAATGCGGTACAATCGGCCATTAGAATAGTACGGCCTTGTATCACCAAGGATCATCCGGATTATCTTTCCCTATTCATTCTCAACACCTTATTTGGAGGCTATTTCGGCTCCAGACTGATGAATAATCTTCGCGAAGAAAAAGGTTTAACCTATGGCATATCATCCTACATGGTATCATTTCTAAAAGCAGGCGTATTAGGAATCTCCACCGAGGTAGTGGCTGATAAGCGAGCGCTAGCAGTAGAAGAAATATTCAACGAAATGGACGAGCTAAAGAAAAATCATATTAAAGAAGAAGAACTCACAAGGGTAAAAAACTACCTATTGGGTGATTTAATGCGTAATTTAGATGGTCCCTTTGCGGTATCTGACGCCTTTAGAGGTTTACTTGGATTTAACTTAGATTTCAAGTACTTTACACAGTTGGAACAAACAATAAAAGAGATAACACCGGCAAAAATAAAAGATCTTGCCAATAAGTACTTGGTAAGAGATGATTTTTACGTGGTCATTGCAGGTAAATAG
- a CDS encoding RelA/SpoT family protein, translating to MNESVSKKEEDELIRQEFDKLVSICPKCQTEKGFKLVKKAFELARDAHKGVRRKSGEPYILHPLAVARIAAEEIGLGSTGVAAALLHDVIEDTDYTYEDLEAIFGNKVASIVDGLTKLSGVFDKNQSSQAENFRKLLLTMVEDIRVIIIKLADRLHNMRTLGSMPEHKRLKIAGETLFMYAPLAHRLGLYAIKTELEDLSLKYEHPSIYQDITNKIESKELKNKDILDKFTAPIRTSLDNAGIKYELKTRPKSIYSTWDKMQKKNIAVDEIYDVLAIRIIFKSSDEIPEKSQCWNIYSLITDIYKPKPDRLRDWVSTPKANGYEALHATVMGPAGKWVEIQIRSERMDEIAERGFAAHYKYKGAHEKESELDNWLQRIRDMLANPVSDSLEFLDDFKLNLFASEIMIFTPKGQVKILPKGATALDFAFEIHTHLGYKCIGAKVNYKLVPASYVLKSGDQVEILTSEKQEPKYDWIKIVTTAKAKTAIKDAFKKERKECITKGEKIVEDALNKKKLTTNNKILSKILRYYHIEKKEDLYFQLGNGSITLKNLDKILREKTSNKWIKYWGLSFGGKKVKSEPDKKIDKRKPIVLNDETDKASYIIASCCNPIPGDDVVGYVDDEEKVILHSRKCPIAIKLMSSQGNQLVSAQWTTQKLLSFLAIINLTGIDQIGIVSKMTKVISDDQNVNMRSIHVESHDGIFEGSIYLYIHNVEDLNNLIYRLMKIKGVHTVTRQERIQK from the coding sequence ATGAACGAATCGGTATCTAAAAAAGAAGAAGATGAGCTTATACGGCAAGAGTTTGACAAGCTGGTCAGCATATGCCCCAAATGTCAAACAGAAAAAGGATTTAAGCTTGTAAAAAAAGCATTTGAGCTAGCGCGTGATGCCCACAAGGGTGTGCGCAGAAAATCGGGAGAACCCTATATCCTGCACCCTTTAGCTGTTGCCAGAATTGCAGCCGAAGAAATTGGACTGGGCAGTACCGGTGTGGCCGCTGCCTTATTACACGATGTCATTGAAGATACCGACTATACCTACGAAGACCTGGAAGCTATTTTCGGTAATAAAGTAGCTTCCATTGTTGATGGACTTACAAAACTTTCTGGTGTTTTTGATAAAAATCAATCATCACAGGCCGAAAATTTTAGAAAGCTTTTACTTACCATGGTAGAAGATATTCGTGTTATCATTATCAAGCTGGCCGATAGGTTACACAACATGCGTACCCTAGGCTCCATGCCCGAACACAAAAGACTTAAAATTGCCGGAGAAACATTATTTATGTATGCTCCACTTGCTCACCGTCTCGGTTTGTACGCCATTAAAACAGAACTAGAAGATCTAAGCCTTAAATACGAACACCCTTCTATTTATCAGGACATCACCAATAAAATAGAGTCTAAAGAGTTAAAAAACAAAGATATACTAGATAAATTCACCGCTCCCATCCGTACCTCTCTGGATAATGCTGGTATTAAATATGAATTAAAAACACGTCCAAAATCCATTTACTCCACTTGGGATAAAATGCAAAAGAAAAATATTGCAGTGGATGAAATTTATGACGTACTGGCAATCCGTATTATATTTAAGAGCAGTGACGAAATTCCTGAGAAATCACAATGTTGGAATATTTATTCCTTAATTACTGATATTTACAAACCTAAACCAGATCGATTGCGCGATTGGGTAAGCACGCCCAAGGCCAACGGATATGAGGCCCTGCACGCTACAGTAATGGGACCTGCAGGTAAGTGGGTGGAAATTCAAATCAGAAGCGAACGAATGGACGAAATTGCTGAACGCGGTTTCGCAGCACACTATAAATATAAAGGAGCTCACGAAAAAGAATCAGAACTTGATAATTGGTTACAACGCATCCGCGATATGTTAGCAAATCCAGTGTCTGACTCCTTGGAGTTTTTAGATGACTTTAAACTGAACCTCTTTGCTTCAGAGATCATGATATTTACCCCCAAGGGACAGGTAAAAATACTACCCAAAGGGGCTACCGCACTAGACTTTGCTTTTGAAATACATACGCACTTGGGCTATAAGTGCATTGGTGCAAAAGTAAACTACAAGCTGGTACCAGCCAGCTATGTACTAAAAAGTGGTGACCAGGTAGAGATATTAACCTCTGAAAAACAAGAACCCAAATACGATTGGATAAAAATTGTTACCACAGCAAAGGCTAAAACAGCCATCAAAGATGCCTTTAAAAAAGAACGTAAAGAATGCATCACTAAAGGTGAAAAAATTGTTGAGGATGCACTCAACAAAAAAAAGCTAACCACCAACAATAAAATATTAAGTAAGATCCTGAGATATTATCATATCGAAAAAAAAGAAGATCTTTACTTTCAACTAGGTAACGGATCCATCACACTTAAAAACCTGGATAAAATCCTAAGAGAAAAAACCAGCAACAAATGGATTAAGTATTGGGGACTATCCTTTGGTGGTAAAAAAGTCAAAAGCGAACCCGATAAAAAAATTGACAAAAGAAAACCCATCGTACTCAATGACGAAACAGACAAAGCCTCATACATCATTGCCAGCTGCTGTAACCCAATTCCCGGCGACGATGTAGTTGGATATGTTGATGATGAAGAAAAAGTAATTCTCCATAGCCGAAAATGCCCCATTGCCATTAAACTAATGTCAAGCCAAGGAAATCAACTTGTTTCAGCACAATGGACTACACAAAAACTACTTTCTTTTTTAGCAATCATCAACCTGACAGGTATTGACCAGATTGGGATTGTAAGCAAGATGACAAAGGTCATCTCCGATGATCAAAATGTAAATATGCGTTCTATCCACGTGGAAAGTCATGATGGTATTTTTGAAGGCTCCATCTATTTATATATACACA
- a CDS encoding M16 family metallopeptidase, translating into MIEIQKYRLDNGLRLVVHQDKTTPLAAINVLYNVGAKDEDASRTGFAHLFEHLMFGGSKNIPSYDNPLQNAGGDNNAWTSNDLTNYYLTLPASNLETGLWLESDRMLELDFSQESLDVQKKVVIEEFKQRYLNQPYGNIPLLLRPLAYKVHPYRWPTIGADIKHIEDASLEEVKAFFYDHYAPNNAVIAVTGNVEPEDVYTKVKKWFGNIPKRNVVERNLPVEPEQTQMRELTVEEDVPSDVLQLAFHMCARTDEEYYASDLLSDILSSGTSARIFQRLVKEKKLFTDLHAYISGDIEKGLFSFSGNVSDDVNIYEAEKAVWEEIDVIKNTLVSHYELQKVKNKVESSMMFSEINFLNKAMNLAQFELIGKAEDLNDEVRKYNEVTAEEIQRCAQTIFRVNNCSKLYYLSKDKKEKGC; encoded by the coding sequence ATGATAGAAATACAAAAATATAGGCTTGACAATGGCCTACGTCTTGTGGTACATCAAGATAAGACAACACCATTGGCCGCCATCAATGTATTGTACAATGTGGGTGCCAAAGATGAAGACGCATCCAGAACCGGATTTGCCCATTTATTTGAGCATCTAATGTTCGGTGGAAGCAAGAATATTCCATCTTACGATAATCCTCTGCAAAACGCCGGTGGCGACAACAATGCATGGACAAGTAACGACTTAACCAATTATTACTTAACGCTACCTGCTTCAAACCTAGAAACCGGGTTATGGTTAGAATCCGATAGAATGTTAGAACTTGATTTTTCTCAAGAATCATTGGATGTTCAAAAGAAAGTGGTCATTGAAGAATTTAAACAACGCTACCTCAACCAACCCTATGGCAATATACCATTACTACTTCGTCCATTAGCCTACAAGGTACATCCCTATAGGTGGCCCACCATTGGGGCCGATATTAAGCATATCGAGGACGCTTCATTGGAAGAAGTAAAAGCCTTTTTTTACGATCATTATGCTCCCAACAACGCCGTCATAGCAGTTACAGGCAATGTAGAACCTGAAGATGTGTATACCAAAGTTAAAAAATGGTTTGGTAATATTCCGAAACGTAATGTGGTAGAAAGAAATTTACCTGTAGAACCGGAACAAACACAAATGCGTGAACTCACCGTTGAGGAAGATGTACCCTCAGACGTACTACAATTGGCCTTTCACATGTGCGCCAGAACAGATGAGGAATACTATGCGTCCGATTTGCTTTCAGATATTTTATCCAGTGGAACCAGCGCCAGAATATTTCAACGACTGGTGAAAGAAAAAAAACTTTTTACTGATTTACACGCATACATATCAGGAGATATTGAGAAAGGACTTTTTTCCTTTTCTGGCAATGTATCCGACGATGTTAACATTTACGAAGCAGAGAAAGCCGTTTGGGAAGAAATTGACGTAATAAAAAACACACTAGTAAGTCATTACGAATTACAAAAAGTAAAAAACAAAGTAGAATCGTCTATGATGTTTTCTGAAATAAACTTCTTAAACAAAGCCATGAACCTGGCACAGTTCGAACTAATTGGTAAAGCAGAAGACCTCAACGACGAGGTCCGTAAATACAACGAGGTAACAGCCGAAGAAATACAACGCTGCGCCCAAACTATATTTAGAGTAAACAACTGTTCCAAATTATATTATTTATCAAAGGATAAAAAGGAAAAAGGATGTTAA
- a CDS encoding TonB-dependent receptor domain-containing protein — MELHIRRQLQALFWQKLFNLNCQQKPLKQRSHLNNEAIKYRDNIKTAQNLTYNYQSQEVKNKLRSELHSKWNEINFNTGISIDDVHYKNDTYQQDYQYNTPVQIFYNSRLSFIKYGIFASAEVPIISKRINLSMSFRMDANSYSNSMNNMLKQFSPRFSASAQLTTPLFFNFNLGRYYKLPSLTTMGYRDNNLNLTNKNNELKYIHADHVVAGFEYRPNNYSKITAEGFFKNYNNYPISVSDSISLTSKGGDFGVVGDEEVMSKGRGKAYVFELMARQRSPKGLSFIAAYTFVRSEFTNMQGQHRMEPFYPHWVLLLNFNMKTIYHINSLCKKTTVFSVFDKKASKTRLSIFLKPRSLLIVNDCFKNENNAVFGVFLQRLNSRQYP; from the coding sequence ATGGAATTACACATTAGGCGCCAGTTACAAGCACTTTTTTGGCAAAAGTTATTTAACCTTAATTGCCAGCAGAAGCCACTTAAACAACGAAGCCACTTAAACAACGAAGCCATTAAATATCGAGACAATATCAAAACAGCCCAAAACCTCACCTATAATTATCAATCTCAAGAGGTTAAAAACAAACTCAGAAGCGAGCTCCACTCCAAATGGAACGAGATCAACTTCAACACCGGTATCTCTATTGATGATGTACATTACAAAAACGACACCTATCAGCAAGATTACCAATACAACACTCCTGTTCAAATATTTTACAATTCGCGCTTAAGCTTTATTAAGTACGGAATCTTTGCCTCTGCCGAGGTACCAATAATAAGCAAGCGCATTAACTTATCCATGAGTTTTCGGATGGATGCTAACTCGTATTCCAATAGCATGAATAACATGCTGAAACAATTTAGCCCCCGCTTTTCTGCATCAGCTCAATTAACAACACCCCTCTTCTTTAATTTTAACTTAGGGAGATATTATAAATTGCCCTCACTTACCACCATGGGTTATAGAGACAACAACCTAAACTTAACCAATAAAAATAACGAATTAAAATACATACATGCAGATCATGTGGTTGCCGGATTCGAGTACAGACCCAACAACTACTCTAAAATCACTGCGGAAGGTTTTTTCAAAAATTACAATAACTACCCTATTTCGGTCTCCGACTCCATTTCTTTGACAAGCAAGGGAGGCGACTTTGGTGTGGTAGGTGATGAAGAAGTCATGTCCAAAGGAAGGGGTAAAGCCTATGTCTTTGAATTAATGGCGCGCCAGCGCTCACCCAAAGGACTCAGTTTCATTGCTGCCTATACCTTTGTAAGAAGTGAATTCACTAATATGCAAGGACAACACAGAATGGAACCGTTTTACCCACATTGGGTATTATTGTTGAATTTTAACATGAAAACTATCTACCATATAAATAGTCTTTGCAAGAAAACGACTGTTTTTTCTGTCTTTGATAAGAAAGCTTCAAAGACAAGGCTTTCGATATTTTTGAAACCAAGGAGTTTACTGATTGTAAATGACTGTTTCAAAAATGAGAATAACGCAGTATTTGGAGTTTTCTTGCAAAGACTAAATAGCAGACAGTATCCATAA